Proteins co-encoded in one Arachis hypogaea cultivar Tifrunner chromosome 13, arahy.Tifrunner.gnm2.J5K5, whole genome shotgun sequence genomic window:
- the LOC112732506 gene encoding uncharacterized protein produces MNRDGKKVEMFQVGPCQDAYQFGILIGKRFSKLIKTRLATDLILHNQLLPFANNTLQSQSLLQTLFDNNQRKFPRYWDELLGTAAGSAVPLLHILLINFRKEILAFIPKEGAKSSSADTLDDCSDVLVVGESMAIAAHNEDANVALVGHTYLIKGILPDGMFFVGYTYAGELPSCAFGFNSHGLAFTLDSVPPAEDEVVAGGIGRNFISRDILEATCIEDAISRIRSSEISVGHCYNLIETSTRRILNVETASRKRDSVFEVGEPPFFHANMYLHLQINQVHDENSISRQKRAAALPKNSKEDFLSLLGDADDRKYPIYMTGPLLHTLCTAVIDLDEQTLSIIEGNPKKRDVSHVFSIKRCHGDHPNAI; encoded by the exons ATGAACAGAGATGGGAAAAAGGTAGAGATGTTTCAAGTTGGACCATGCCAAGATGCATATCAATTCGGAATTTTAATTGGCAAAAGATTCTCCAAACTCATAAAGACTAGGCTCGCTACTGACCTCATTCTTCATAATCAGCTTCTACCTTTTGCCAATAATACCCTTCAATCCCAATCACTCCTCCAAACCCTTTTCGataataatcaaagaaaatttcCAAGATATTGGGATGAACTCTTGGGTACTGCAGCAGGCAGCGCAGTGCCTCTTCTTCAT ATTTTACTTATCAACTTCAGGAAGGAGATTCTTGCGTTCATTCCAAAAGAAGGAGCAAAGAGTTCCAGTGCAGATACCTTGGATGACTGCTCTGATGTTCTTGTTGTGGGCGAATCTATGGCCATTGCGGCGCACAATGAGGATGCAAATGTTGCGCTTGTTGGCCACAC CTATTTAATCAAAGGAATCTTGCCGGATGGAATGTTCTTCGTTGGTTACACTTATGCTGGAGAGCTTCCAAGCTGTGCCTTTGGCTTCAATAGCCATGGACTG GCCTTCACTCTGGATTCTGTACCGCCGGCTGAAGATGAGGTCGTGGCCGGTGGCATAGGTCGCAACTTCATCTCTCGAGACATTCTTGAAGCTACATGCATAGAGGATGCCATCAGT CGGATCCGGTCATCAGAAATTTCTGTGGGGCATTGCTACAACTTAATTGAAACAAGTACACGCAGAATACTCAATGTAGAAACTGCCTCTAGGAAGCGGGATTCAGTTTTTGAGGTGGGGGAACCACCTTTCTTCCATGCAAACATGTATCTCCACCTACAAATTAATCAG GTACATGATGAGAACTCAATCAGCAGGCAGAAAAGGGCAGCTGCCCTGCCCAAAAACTCAAAAGAGGATTTCCTGTCACTATTAGGAGATGCAGATGACAGAAAATACCCCATTTACATGACAG GTCCACTGCTTCACACGCTCTGCACTGCTGTTATTGATCTGGACGAACAAACACTATCTATTATTGAAGGGAATCCTAAAAAAAGAGATGTTTCTCATGTCTTCTCTATCAAACGTTGCCATGGTGATCACCCTAATGCAATTTAA